Proteins encoded by one window of Vicia villosa cultivar HV-30 ecotype Madison, WI unplaced genomic scaffold, Vvil1.0 ctg.001514F_1_1, whole genome shotgun sequence:
- the LOC131635591 gene encoding hypersensitive-induced reaction 1 protein-like, protein MGNLVCCVQVDQSKVGIKEGFGKFEKVLQPGCHCVPWFFGKRIAGHVTLRLQQLDIKCETKTKDNVFVNVVASIQYRALAERASDAFYKLTDTKTQLQAYVYDVIRASVPKLNLDDAFEQKNEIAKVVEQELEKAMSAYGYEIVQTLITDIEPDEHVKRAMNEINAAARMRVASNEKAEAEKILQIKRAEGEAESKYLSGMGIARQRQAIVDGLRDSVIGFSVNVPGTTAKDVMDMVLVTQYFDTMKDIGANSKSSAVFIPHGPGAVRDVASQIRDGLLQGSLPHQ, encoded by the exons ATGGGAAATCTTGTTTGTTGTGTGCAAGTTGACCAATCCAAAGTTGGTATAAAAGAAGGATTTGGAAAATTTGAAAAGGTGCTCCAACCCGGATGCCATTGTGTACCATGGTTCTTTGGAAAAAGAATTGCTGGTCACGTGACTCTTCGGCTACAGCAGTTGGATATCAAATGTGAAACCAAGACAAAGGATAATGTATTTGTCAACGTTGTTGCTTCCATTCAATACCGTGCCTTGGCAGAAAGAGCCAGTGATGCGTTTTACAAACTTACCGACACTAAAACACAACTTCAAGCTTATGTGTATGATG TAATTAGGGCAAGTGTTCCAAAACTCAACTTGGACGATGCTTTTGAGCAAAAAAATGAAATTGCAAAAGTTGTGGAACAAGAACTCGAGAAG GCTATGTCAGCTTATGGATATGAAATTGTTCAAACACTCATTACTGATATAGAGCCTGATGAGCATGTGAAACGAGCTATGAATGAAATCAATGCAG CTGCAAGAATGAGAGTTGCATCTAATGAGAAAGCAGAGGCTGAAAAGATATTACAAATTAAGCGGGCTGAGGGGGAAGCTGAGTCAAAATATCTCTCTGGGATGGGTATTGCTCGCCAACGTCAAGCCATTGTGGATGGTTTGAGAGACAGTGTGATTGGATTTTCTGTTAATGTACCAGGCACAACTGCAAAAGATGTCATGGATATGGTTCTTGTGACACAGTACTTCGATACGATGAAAGATATCGGCGCTAACTCCAAGTCTTCTGCTGTGTTCATTCCACATGGACCTGGTGCTGTTCGTGATGTAGCTAGCCAAATCCGTGACGGACTTCTTCAGGGTTCTCTACCTCATCAGTAG
- the LOC131635588 gene encoding hypersensitive-induced response protein-like protein 1, with protein MGNLVCCVQVDQSKVGIKEGFGKFEKVLQPGCHCVPWFFGKRIAGHVTLRLQQLDIKCETKTKDNVFVNVVASIQYRALAERASDAFYKLTDTRTQLQAYVYDVIRASVPKLNLDDAFEQKNEIAKVVEQELEKAMSAYGYEIVQTLITDIEPDEHVKRAMNEINAAARMRVASNEKAEAEKILQIKRAEGEAESKYLSGMGIARQRQAIVDGLRDSVIGFSVNVPGTTAKDVMDMVLVTQYFDTMKDIGANSKSSAVFIPHGPGAVRDVASQIRDGLLQGSLPHQ; from the exons ATGGGAAATCTTGTTTGTTGTGTGCAAGTTGACCAATCCAAAGTTGGTATAAAAGAAGGATTTGGAAAATTTGAAAAGGTGCTCCAACCCGGATGCCATTGTGTACCATGGTTCTTTGGAAAAAGAATTGCTGGTCACGTGACTCTTCGGCTACAGCAGTTGGATATCAAATGTGAAACCAAGACAAAGGATAATGTATTTGTCAACGTTGTTGCTTCCATTCAATACCGTGCCTTGGCAGAAAGAGCCAGTGATGCGTTTTACAAACTTACCGACACTAGAACACAACTTCAAGCTTATGTGTATGATG TAATTAGGGCAAGTGTTCCAAAACTCAACTTGGACGATGCTTTTGAGCAAAAAAATGAAATTGCAAAAGTTGTGGAACAAGAACTCGAGAAG GCTATGTCAGCTTATGGATATGAAATTGTTCAAACACTCATTACTGATATAGAGCCTGATGAGCATGTGAAACGAGCTATGAATGAAATCAATGCAG CTGCAAGAATGAGAGTTGCATCTAATGAGAAAGCAGAGGCTGAAAAGATATTACAAATTAAGCGGGCTGAGGGGGAAGCTGAGTCAAAATATCTCTCTGGGATGGGTATTGCTCGCCAACGTCAAGCCATTGTGGATGGTTTGAGAGACAGTGTGATTGGATTTTCTGTTAATGTACCAGGCACAACTGCAAAAGATGTCATGGATATGGTTCTTGTGACACAGTACTTCGATACGATGAAAGATATCGGCGCTAACTCCAAGTCTTCTGCTGTGTTCATTCCACATGGACCTGGTGCTGTTCGTGATGTAGCTAGCCAAATCCGTGACGGACTTCTTCAGGGTTCTCTACCTCATCAGTAG
- the LOC131635589 gene encoding hypersensitive-induced response protein-like protein 1, whose protein sequence is MGNLVCCVQVDQSKVGIKEGFGKFEKVLQPGCHCVPWFFGKRIAGHVTLRLQQLDIKCETKTKDNVFVNVVASIQYRALAERASDAFYKLTDTRTQLQAYVYDVIRASVPKLNLDDAFEQKNEIAKVVEQELEKAMSAYGYEIVQTLITDIEPDEHVKRAMNEINAAARMRVASNEKAEAEKILQIKRAEGEAESKYLSGMGIARQRQAIVDGLRDSVIGFSVNVPGTTAKDVMDMVLVTQYFDTMKGIGANSKSSAVFIPHGPGAVRDVASQIRDGLLQGSLPHQ, encoded by the exons ATGGGAAATCTTGTTTGTTGTGTGCAAGTTGACCAATCCAAAGTTGGTATAAAAGAAGGATTTGGAAAATTTGAAAAGGTGCTCCAACCCGGATGCCATTGTGTACCATGGTTCTTTGGAAAAAGAATTGCTGGTCACGTGACTCTTCGGCTACAGCAGTTGGATATCAAATGTGAAACCAAGACAAAGGATAATGTATTTGTCAACGTTGTTGCTTCCATTCAATACCGTGCCTTGGCAGAAAGAGCCAGTGATGCGTTTTACAAACTTACCGACACTAGAACACAACTTCAAGCTTATGTGTATGATG TAATTAGGGCAAGTGTTCCAAAACTCAACTTGGACGATGCTTTTGAGCAAAAAAATGAAATTGCAAAAGTTGTGGAACAAGAACTCGAGAAG GCTATGTCAGCTTATGGATATGAAATTGTTCAAACACTCATTACTGATATAGAGCCTGATGAGCATGTGAAACGAGCTATGAATGAAATCAATGCAG CTGCAAGAATGAGAGTTGCATCTAATGAGAAAGCAGAGGCTGAAAAGATATTACAAATTAAGCGGGCTGAGGGGGAAGCTGAGTCAAAATATCTCTCTGGGATGGGTATTGCTCGCCAACGTCAAGCCATTGTGGATGGTTTGAGAGACAGTGTGATTGGATTTTCTGTTAATGTACCAGGCACAACTGCAAAAGATGTCATGGATATGGTTCTTGTGACACAGTACTTCGATACGATGAAAGGTATCGGCGCTAACTCCAAGTCTTCTGCTGTGTTCATTCCACATGGACCTGGTGCTGTTCGTGATGTAGCTAGCCAAATCCGTGACGGACTTCTTCAGGGTTCTCTACCTCATCAGTAG